One segment of Curtobacterium sp. MR_MD2014 DNA contains the following:
- the dinB gene encoding DNA polymerase IV, with product MSKQDGRNRLVSERPVDDVTATVLHVDMDAFFASVELLDRPDLRGLPVIVGHDSDRSVVTAATYEARRYGVNSAMPMAVAKRRCPNAVIVEPHFEKYAAKSAAVMRVFGQFTPKVEKLGIDEAFLDVAGALRLYGTPWQIGTAIRAAVLAETGLHCSVGAASTKFVAKLASSRSKPDGLLVVPAAHTVAFLHPQPVAALWGVGGTTQEKLERRGIRTVGDLAHTPLPSLVAALGPAGGQRLHDLSWGRDPRVVDTGVSEKSIGHEVTFGRDLTERDDVARELLRLADKVAVRLRRADVQARTVALKVRYTDFSTLTRSRTLAEPTDVAKRLHHEAVELYDVLHRPGNRIRLIGVRGENLVPAAASNALWDDDAPWRETETTVDAVAARFGAGVLRPASLVRGTPEQRPPHARQDPA from the coding sequence GTGAGCAAGCAGGACGGACGCAACCGGCTCGTCTCCGAGCGTCCGGTCGACGACGTGACGGCGACGGTCCTGCACGTCGACATGGACGCCTTCTTCGCCTCCGTCGAACTGCTGGACCGTCCCGACCTGCGCGGGCTCCCCGTCATCGTCGGACACGACTCGGACCGCTCCGTCGTCACCGCCGCCACGTACGAGGCCCGTCGCTACGGCGTGAACTCGGCGATGCCGATGGCCGTGGCGAAGCGCCGGTGCCCGAACGCCGTCATCGTCGAGCCGCACTTCGAGAAGTACGCGGCGAAGTCGGCCGCGGTGATGCGCGTCTTCGGGCAGTTCACCCCGAAGGTCGAGAAGCTCGGGATCGACGAGGCGTTCCTCGACGTCGCCGGTGCGCTCCGGCTCTACGGCACCCCGTGGCAGATCGGCACCGCCATCCGCGCCGCGGTCCTCGCCGAGACGGGTCTCCACTGCTCGGTGGGCGCGGCCTCCACCAAGTTCGTCGCCAAGCTCGCGTCGAGCCGGTCCAAGCCGGACGGGCTCCTCGTCGTGCCGGCCGCGCACACCGTGGCCTTCCTGCACCCCCAACCGGTCGCGGCGCTCTGGGGCGTCGGCGGCACGACGCAGGAGAAGCTCGAGCGCCGTGGCATCCGCACGGTCGGGGACCTCGCCCACACGCCGCTGCCGTCGCTCGTCGCCGCACTCGGTCCCGCCGGCGGACAGCGCCTGCACGACCTGTCCTGGGGCCGCGACCCGCGCGTGGTCGACACCGGCGTCAGCGAGAAGTCGATCGGGCACGAGGTCACCTTCGGACGTGACCTGACCGAGCGTGACGACGTCGCCCGCGAGCTCCTGCGCCTGGCCGACAAGGTCGCCGTGCGCCTGCGCCGCGCCGACGTGCAGGCCCGCACGGTCGCGCTCAAGGTGCGGTACACCGACTTCAGCACCCTCACCCGGTCCCGGACGCTCGCCGAACCGACCGACGTGGCGAAGCGGCTCCACCACGAGGCGGTCGAGCTCTACGACGTCCTGCACCGGCCCGGCAACCGGATCCGCCTGATCGGCGTGCGCGGCGAGAACCTCGTCCCGGCAGCGGCGAGCAACGCGCTGTGGGACGACGACGCGCCGTGGCGGGAGACCGAGACGACGGTCGACGCGGTCGCCGCACGCTTCGGTGCCGGCGTGCTCCGGCCCGCCTCGCTCGTGCGCGGCACGCCCGAGCAGCGTCCGCCGCACGCCCGGCAGGACCCGGCCTGA
- a CDS encoding acyl-CoA dehydrogenase family protein, whose protein sequence is MTLADEPGWTLSQDLLERIAARAPRYDAENAFCAEDLEELRAADWLRIGVPVGQGGAGLGLAATSALQRRLAQAAPATALGLGMHQVWVQAARAVTARGGSFLQAVTDHAAVDHLLAFGVSEPGNDAVLFDSSTTAEPDGDGGYRFTGTKVSTSLAPAWDVLSVFGKDTSGPEPRLVHGFVLRSDGDVEHLDDWDTLGMRATQSRTTLLHGVHVPASRIVRVLPVGPTQDPLVFGVFAAFELLVASVYVGIAERALGLAVAAVSGRRGRDGVPRSQDPDVRRAVADLRGAVDAVALQVSALARSVDELDDLGPRWFPLLVGTKARTVDAAQHVVDEALRLAGGSAFRASSELARLARDVRAGQYHPSTRDSAARTIAAAELGPLA, encoded by the coding sequence ATGACGTTGGCCGACGAACCCGGGTGGACGCTGTCGCAGGACCTGCTGGAGCGGATCGCCGCCCGCGCGCCGCGGTACGACGCCGAGAACGCGTTCTGCGCCGAGGACCTCGAGGAGCTGCGCGCGGCCGACTGGCTGCGCATCGGCGTCCCGGTCGGGCAGGGCGGCGCTGGGCTCGGCCTCGCCGCGACGAGCGCCCTGCAGCGGCGGCTCGCGCAGGCCGCGCCGGCGACCGCGCTCGGGCTCGGGATGCACCAGGTGTGGGTGCAGGCGGCGCGCGCCGTCACGGCGCGGGGCGGGTCGTTCCTCCAGGCCGTCACCGACCACGCGGCGGTCGACCACCTGCTCGCCTTCGGGGTGAGCGAACCGGGCAACGACGCCGTGCTGTTCGACTCGTCGACGACGGCGGAGCCGGACGGCGACGGCGGCTACCGCTTCACCGGCACGAAGGTGTCCACCTCGCTCGCCCCGGCGTGGGACGTCCTCAGCGTGTTCGGCAAGGACACCAGTGGTCCGGAGCCACGGCTCGTGCACGGCTTCGTGCTGCGGTCCGACGGCGACGTCGAGCACCTCGACGACTGGGACACGCTCGGGATGCGCGCGACCCAGAGCCGGACGACGCTGCTGCACGGCGTGCACGTGCCGGCGTCGCGGATCGTCCGGGTGCTCCCCGTCGGTCCGACGCAGGACCCGCTCGTCTTCGGGGTGTTCGCGGCGTTCGAGCTGCTCGTGGCGTCGGTGTACGTCGGGATCGCCGAACGGGCGCTCGGACTGGCCGTCGCAGCGGTGTCCGGTCGACGCGGGCGCGACGGCGTCCCGCGGTCGCAGGACCCCGACGTCCGCCGTGCGGTCGCCGACCTGCGCGGCGCGGTCGACGCGGTCGCCCTGCAGGTGTCCGCCCTGGCCCGGTCGGTCGACGAGCTGGACGACCTCGGCCCCCGCTGGTTCCCGCTGCTCGTCGGCACCAAGGCGCGGACGGTGGACGCGGCGCAGCACGTCGTGGACGAGGCGCTGCGGCTCGCCGGCGGCTCGGCGTTCCGGGCGTCGTCGGAACTCGCCCGGCTCGCGCGGGACGTCCGTGCGGGGCAGTACCACCCGTCGACGCGGGACTCGGCGGCGCGGACGATCGCCGCCGCGGAGCTCGGGCCGCTCGCCTGA
- a CDS encoding SGNH/GDSL hydrolase family protein, whose amino-acid sequence MSARHAWSRYVAIGDSFTEGIGDPDPTVPGGNRGWADRVAEVLAGRADGFAYANLAIRGRLLGQIVDEQVEPALALRPDLVTVSAGGNDIIRPGSDPDELAERFDGMVGRLRSDGATVVLFTGPDVGMTPVLGMVRGKTAIYNENLHAIALKHGALVADMWALRVLRDPRMWAPDRLHHSPTGHATVAAAVLDALGVEHGLDPVTPEPLEARPWREARVEDLGWAREYLVPWVVRRIRHTSSGDGISAKRPDLQPVDVTSDTP is encoded by the coding sequence GTGTCAGCTCGTCATGCGTGGTCCAGGTACGTCGCGATCGGTGACTCGTTCACCGAGGGGATCGGTGACCCGGACCCCACCGTCCCCGGCGGCAACCGTGGGTGGGCCGACCGCGTGGCCGAGGTCCTCGCCGGCCGGGCGGACGGGTTCGCGTACGCCAACCTGGCGATCCGCGGGCGCCTGCTCGGGCAGATCGTCGACGAGCAGGTCGAGCCGGCCCTCGCGCTCCGCCCCGACCTCGTGACGGTGTCCGCCGGCGGCAACGACATCATCCGCCCCGGCTCGGACCCCGACGAGCTCGCCGAACGGTTCGACGGCATGGTCGGGCGGCTGCGGAGCGACGGCGCCACCGTCGTGCTCTTCACCGGCCCCGACGTCGGCATGACACCCGTGCTCGGCATGGTCCGCGGCAAGACGGCGATCTACAACGAGAACCTGCACGCGATCGCGCTCAAGCACGGTGCCCTCGTCGCCGACATGTGGGCGCTCCGGGTCCTCCGCGACCCCCGGATGTGGGCGCCGGACCGCTTGCACCACTCCCCGACCGGCCACGCGACCGTCGCCGCGGCCGTGCTCGACGCCCTCGGGGTCGAGCACGGGCTCGACCCGGTGACGCCGGAGCCGCTCGAGGCCAGACCGTGGCGCGAGGCCCGCGTCGAGGACCTCGGGTGGGCGCGCGAGTACCTCGTCCCCTGGGTCGTGCGGCGCATCCGGCACACGTCGTCCGGCGACGGCATCAGCGCGAAGCGGCCCGACCTGCAGCCCGTTGACGTGACGTCCGACACGCCCTGA
- a CDS encoding D-alanyl-D-alanine carboxypeptidase family protein: protein MPRVVRSPRSAVRRPVTIGVVAVLLLAVGYLVAVAVVPFAPASATTTKYSAPTSTLPDLRFPGYGATAVQATGFPESLRTSGDTKARSIASITKVVTALVVLDARPLDRGESGPTIRFDAQMQALYAEYLAQNGEVAPMPDGLRLSEHQTMQVMLMKSANNYAGALALWAFGSMDGYERAASAWLDEHGLDDTTIHEPTGLDPANRSTATDLVRLGQLALADPVVKEIVGTEQVTVPGAGEIENSNKLLGMDGIEGIKTGTLDEAGACLLFAATYQRGGRQVTVVGVMLGGRDHPSLDVDVRRLLRSVADNFQTVTLTHAGQTFGTYSTPWRDDADAVAADAAEVLVWGDTTVTARTRLDSVTLGERGERVGSVRFSIEHHDPVTVPLELERSIEDPGLWWRWTNPFRGVETSPSAAAAGAAPRAASTSLDPASPPQRWGLAA, encoded by the coding sequence GTGCCCCGTGTCGTCCGCAGCCCCCGCTCCGCCGTCAGGAGGCCCGTGACGATCGGCGTCGTCGCGGTGCTCCTGCTCGCCGTCGGGTACCTGGTGGCCGTCGCCGTCGTGCCGTTCGCGCCGGCGAGCGCCACCACGACGAAGTACTCCGCCCCGACCTCGACCCTGCCGGACCTGCGGTTCCCGGGCTACGGGGCGACCGCGGTCCAGGCCACCGGGTTCCCGGAGAGCCTGCGCACCAGCGGGGACACCAAGGCCCGCTCGATCGCGAGCATCACCAAGGTCGTGACGGCCCTGGTCGTGCTCGATGCGAGACCGCTCGACCGCGGGGAGTCCGGCCCGACGATCCGCTTCGACGCGCAGATGCAGGCGCTCTACGCCGAGTACCTGGCGCAGAACGGCGAGGTGGCGCCGATGCCGGACGGCCTGCGGCTGTCCGAGCACCAGACCATGCAGGTCATGCTGATGAAGTCGGCGAACAACTACGCCGGTGCACTCGCGCTCTGGGCCTTCGGGTCGATGGACGGCTACGAGCGCGCCGCCTCGGCCTGGCTGGACGAGCACGGGTTGGACGACACGACGATCCACGAGCCGACCGGCCTCGACCCCGCGAACCGCTCGACGGCGACCGACCTGGTGCGGCTCGGACAGCTCGCACTGGCTGACCCCGTCGTGAAGGAGATCGTCGGGACGGAGCAGGTGACCGTGCCCGGGGCGGGCGAGATCGAGAACTCGAACAAGCTCCTCGGGATGGACGGCATCGAGGGGATCAAGACCGGCACGCTCGACGAGGCGGGGGCCTGCCTGCTGTTCGCCGCCACGTACCAGCGCGGGGGCCGGCAGGTCACCGTCGTCGGTGTCATGCTCGGCGGCAGGGACCACCCGTCACTCGACGTCGACGTCCGCCGCCTGCTCCGCTCGGTGGCCGACAACTTCCAGACGGTCACGCTCACGCACGCCGGCCAGACCTTCGGCACCTACTCGACGCCCTGGCGGGACGACGCCGACGCCGTGGCCGCCGATGCCGCCGAGGTCCTGGTCTGGGGCGACACGACGGTCACCGCACGCACCCGGCTCGACAGCGTCACGCTCGGCGAGCGGGGCGAGCGGGTCGGCTCCGTACGGTTCTCGATCGAGCACCACGACCCCGTGACCGTGCCGCTCGAGCTCGAGCGCTCCATCGAGGACCCGGGGCTCTGGTGGCGCTGGACGAACCCGTTCCGCGGCGTCGAGACCAGTCCGTCGGCAGCCGCCGCCGGCGCAGCCCCGCGCGCGGCCTCCACGTCGCTCGACCCCGCGTCGCCACCGCAGCGCTGGGGGCTCGCCGCGTAG
- a CDS encoding AtzH-like domain-containing protein translates to MTAAARPTGGPSAPTGLLDALDAYERALADDDLAALDDAFVRSADTLRGDDRGLLVGHDAISTFRGARGGVAPRHLSRTEVRVLAEDLALVVCVAAFRDGGSGLQTQLWRRQADRWRIEAAHVTGRSRPLDTTVWRVVGDPLLPPTGRGRLDGATVAVKDLYAVAGHRVGAGNPTYLQESVPVPASAAAVAALLDAGASVRGIARTDEFAYALTGRNEHHGTPPNGADPSRVPGGSSSGSASAVRSGVADVGLGTDTAGSLRIPASYQGLWGLRTTHGVVDRAGLLPLAPSFDTVGWLTRDADTMVRALDASVPHGSHPVSESGAPVVLAELLAAADPATQDAVHAVVGDLPVVTLDDLGLPALDDLRELLRLVQGAEATAAHGKWIAAHPGALGAVVGQRFAAAAANPPDLVAEALRRFPGVRAAIRAALVDRVLVTPTAPGPAPSLGAGAEELERVRTATTTMTALASVGGVPSLSVPALTVDDAPVGLCLTGGTGTDRALVTTADRWLRDGVGTGLPAGAA, encoded by the coding sequence GTGACGGCCGCGGCACGGCCGACCGGCGGTCCGTCGGCACCGACCGGCCTGCTCGACGCCCTCGACGCCTACGAACGGGCACTCGCCGACGACGACCTCGCGGCGCTCGACGACGCGTTCGTCCGCTCCGCCGACACCCTGCGCGGCGACGACCGCGGCCTGCTCGTCGGGCACGACGCGATCAGCACCTTCCGCGGTGCGCGGGGTGGAGTCGCGCCGCGCCACCTGTCCCGCACCGAGGTCCGGGTGCTCGCCGAGGACCTCGCGCTCGTCGTCTGCGTCGCCGCGTTCCGCGACGGCGGCTCGGGTCTGCAGACCCAGCTCTGGCGCCGTCAGGCCGACAGGTGGCGCATCGAGGCGGCGCACGTCACCGGTCGATCCCGACCCCTCGACACCACCGTGTGGCGCGTCGTCGGCGACCCGCTCCTGCCGCCGACCGGCCGCGGCCGTCTCGACGGCGCCACGGTGGCGGTCAAGGACCTGTACGCCGTCGCCGGCCACCGCGTCGGGGCCGGCAACCCGACGTACCTGCAGGAGTCCGTGCCCGTCCCCGCCTCCGCAGCGGCGGTCGCCGCCCTCCTCGACGCCGGCGCGTCGGTCCGCGGCATCGCGCGGACGGACGAGTTCGCCTACGCGCTGACCGGACGCAACGAGCACCACGGCACCCCGCCGAACGGCGCCGACCCGTCGCGTGTGCCGGGAGGCTCGTCCAGCGGATCAGCGTCGGCCGTCCGTTCCGGGGTGGCGGACGTCGGACTCGGTACGGACACCGCGGGATCGCTGCGGATCCCCGCCTCGTACCAGGGGCTCTGGGGCCTGCGGACGACCCACGGCGTCGTCGACCGCGCCGGACTGCTGCCGCTCGCGCCGTCGTTCGACACCGTCGGGTGGCTGACCAGGGACGCCGACACCATGGTCCGGGCCCTCGACGCCTCGGTGCCGCACGGGTCGCACCCCGTGTCGGAGTCCGGGGCGCCGGTCGTGCTCGCGGAGCTCCTCGCCGCCGCGGACCCGGCGACGCAGGACGCCGTCCACGCCGTCGTCGGTGACCTGCCGGTCGTGACGCTCGACGACCTCGGGCTCCCCGCGCTCGACGACCTCCGCGAGCTCCTGCGGCTCGTGCAGGGTGCCGAGGCGACGGCGGCGCACGGGAAGTGGATCGCGGCCCACCCCGGCGCCCTCGGGGCCGTCGTCGGGCAGCGGTTCGCCGCGGCCGCCGCGAACCCGCCGGACCTCGTCGCGGAGGCCCTCCGGCGCTTCCCGGGGGTCCGGGCGGCGATCCGAGCGGCCCTGGTCGACCGGGTGCTCGTCACGCCGACCGCTCCGGGCCCGGCCCCGTCGCTCGGCGCCGGCGCGGAGGAGCTCGAGCGCGTCCGCACCGCGACGACCACCATGACCGCGCTCGCGAGCGTGGGCGGGGTGCCCTCCCTGAGCGTGCCGGCGCTCACCGTCGACGACGCACCCGTCGGCCTGTGCCTGACCGGCGGGACCGGCACCGACCGAGCACTGGTGACCACGGCGGACCGCTGGCTGCGCGACGGGGTCGGCACGGGCCTCCCGGCCGGCGCTGCCTGA
- a CDS encoding DEAD/DEAH box helicase has protein sequence MVQAENAGNAAAEHLSPAFPERAAWGTASKLRAWQVEALTKYFETEPRDFLAAATPGAGKTTFALRLATELLARGTVDRIVVVAPTEHLKRQWADSADRVGIRIDPMFKNGDGMFGRHYQGVAITYAQVGMNPEVHQKITEGGRTLVILDEVHHGGDALTWGDGIREAFTKATRRLSLSGTPFRSDTAPIPFVQYAPDEQGIRTSISDYNYGYGRALKDGVVRPVLFMAYAGQMRWKTRMGDEMSASLGEQVTKDITAQAWRTALSPEGEWMPAVLSAADKRLTEVRRGVPDAGGLVIATDTTTARAYARILQQITGERPTVVLSDEAAGSSRIQAYAEDTSRWMVAVRMVSEGVDVPRLCVGVYATSASTPLFFAQVIGRFVRARRRGETASVFLPSVPGLMALAASLELERDHALDRPKDSDDGMYNPEDAMVAEANKEDRASESLLEVQPFEALDSQASFDRVLYDGGEFGTGGEVGSLEELDFIGIPGLLEPDQVRDLLRARQASQAKRSKGRAAKDGLPKPKPDESRPMYQTIKEQRTELARLVSIWSRHANEPHGAIHAELRRISGGPAVAQASIEQIQKRIDVLRSRIGNRR, from the coding sequence GTGGTCCAGGCGGAGAACGCCGGCAACGCGGCCGCCGAGCACCTGTCACCGGCCTTCCCGGAGCGGGCTGCGTGGGGAACCGCGTCGAAGCTCCGTGCGTGGCAGGTCGAGGCGCTCACGAAGTACTTCGAGACCGAGCCGCGCGACTTCCTCGCCGCCGCGACCCCCGGCGCCGGCAAGACCACGTTCGCGCTCCGCCTCGCCACGGAGCTCCTCGCCCGCGGCACCGTCGACCGCATCGTCGTCGTGGCCCCGACGGAGCACCTCAAGCGGCAGTGGGCGGACTCTGCCGACCGCGTGGGCATCCGGATCGACCCGATGTTCAAGAACGGCGACGGGATGTTCGGGCGGCACTACCAGGGCGTGGCGATCACCTACGCGCAGGTCGGCATGAACCCCGAGGTCCACCAGAAGATCACCGAGGGCGGTCGCACGCTGGTGATCCTCGACGAGGTCCACCACGGCGGCGACGCACTCACCTGGGGCGACGGCATCCGCGAGGCCTTCACGAAGGCGACCCGTCGGCTGTCCCTCTCCGGCACCCCGTTCCGGTCGGACACGGCCCCGATCCCGTTCGTGCAGTACGCCCCCGACGAGCAGGGCATCCGGACCTCGATCTCCGACTACAACTACGGGTACGGCCGCGCGCTCAAGGACGGCGTCGTCCGCCCGGTGCTGTTCATGGCCTACGCCGGGCAGATGCGGTGGAAGACGCGCATGGGCGACGAGATGTCGGCGTCCCTCGGCGAGCAGGTCACGAAGGACATCACCGCACAGGCGTGGCGGACCGCGCTCTCGCCGGAGGGCGAGTGGATGCCCGCCGTGCTGTCGGCCGCCGACAAGCGGCTGACCGAGGTCCGTCGCGGCGTGCCGGACGCCGGCGGCCTGGTGATCGCGACCGACACCACGACCGCGCGCGCCTACGCCCGGATCCTGCAGCAGATCACCGGCGAGCGACCGACCGTGGTGCTCTCCGACGAGGCCGCCGGATCGAGCCGGATCCAGGCGTACGCCGAGGACACCTCGCGCTGGATGGTCGCCGTCCGCATGGTGTCCGAGGGCGTCGACGTACCCCGGCTCTGCGTCGGCGTGTACGCCACGAGCGCGAGCACACCGCTGTTCTTCGCGCAGGTGATCGGGCGCTTCGTCCGGGCCCGCCGCCGCGGCGAGACCGCGAGCGTGTTCCTGCCGAGCGTGCCCGGGCTGATGGCCCTCGCGGCGTCGCTCGAGCTCGAGCGCGACCACGCCCTCGACCGGCCGAAGGACAGCGACGACGGGATGTACAACCCCGAGGACGCCATGGTCGCCGAGGCCAACAAGGAGGACCGGGCGTCCGAGAGCCTGCTCGAGGTGCAGCCGTTCGAGGCGCTCGACTCGCAGGCGTCGTTCGACCGGGTGCTCTACGACGGCGGCGAGTTCGGCACCGGGGGCGAGGTCGGCTCGCTCGAGGAACTCGACTTCATCGGCATCCCGGGGCTCCTCGAACCCGACCAGGTGCGCGATCTCCTGCGGGCCCGTCAGGCATCCCAGGCGAAGCGGTCGAAGGGCCGCGCGGCGAAGGACGGCCTCCCCAAGCCCAAGCCCGACGAGTCGCGCCCGATGTACCAGACCATCAAGGAGCAGCGGACCGAGCTCGCACGGCTCGTCTCGATCTGGTCCCGGCACGCGAACGAACCGCACGGGGCCATCCACGCCGAGCTCCGTCGGATCAGCGGTGGGCCGGCCGTGGCGCAGGCGAGCATCGAACAGATCCAGAAGCGGATCGACGTGCTGCGCTCGCGGATCGGCAACCGACGGTGA
- a CDS encoding acetamidase/formamidase family protein — MHHGTTPGATRGGRTTAPSTDPATDPAEGKKTAPGPAPAPAPAPVTVLQPDTGPVRSSRYLPAEADRVLWGRLPNGDDRPVVTLAPGDDLTIDTVSHEGLLPDQGSDPVAFFGRHGVAPEHVLADAVAIARTGRRDPERDGPHVVTGPIAVDGAEPGDVLTMTVLETLPRVPYGVVSNRHGRGALHGEYPVDGRTVSVFADVVPADDGPGDDGPGDDRPGDDRLLGRIPLTERGDRYARFPLAPFLGIMGVATPGERLHSVPPGRHGGNIDVNLLQAGAQLHLPVLVPGALAYVGDPHFAQGDGEVALTAMEASLRATVRFDVTPAAEAAQQFGELVWPLVETRDHLVPTGLDPDLDEAVRACVRHAIAILGARYGMEPHLAYAYLSAATDFDVSQVVDLVTGAHARIRKADFADVR; from the coding sequence ATGCACCACGGAACCACCCCGGGCGCCACGCGTGGCGGCCGCACCACCGCCCCGTCCACCGACCCGGCCACCGACCCGGCCGAGGGCAAGAAGACCGCACCGGGCCCGGCTCCGGCTCCGGCTCCGGCTCCGGTCACGGTGCTCCAGCCCGACACCGGCCCGGTCCGGTCGTCGCGGTACCTGCCGGCCGAGGCCGACCGGGTGCTCTGGGGACGGCTCCCGAACGGCGACGACCGCCCGGTCGTGACGCTCGCTCCCGGTGACGACCTGACGATCGACACCGTGAGCCACGAGGGGCTCCTGCCGGACCAGGGCAGTGACCCCGTCGCCTTCTTCGGCCGCCACGGCGTCGCGCCGGAGCACGTGCTCGCCGACGCGGTCGCGATCGCCCGGACCGGTCGCCGCGACCCGGAGCGGGACGGCCCGCACGTGGTCACCGGACCGATCGCCGTCGACGGTGCCGAGCCGGGCGACGTCCTGACCATGACCGTGCTCGAGACGCTCCCCCGCGTGCCGTACGGCGTGGTGTCGAACCGGCACGGCCGCGGGGCCCTGCACGGCGAGTACCCGGTCGACGGGCGCACCGTCAGCGTCTTCGCCGACGTGGTGCCCGCCGACGACGGGCCCGGCGACGACGGGCCCGGCGACGACAGGCCCGGCGACGACCGGCTCCTCGGACGCATCCCACTCACCGAGCGCGGGGACCGGTACGCCCGGTTCCCGCTCGCGCCCTTCCTCGGCATCATGGGCGTCGCGACCCCCGGCGAGCGGCTGCACTCGGTCCCGCCCGGACGTCACGGCGGCAACATCGACGTCAACCTGCTGCAGGCCGGTGCGCAGCTCCACCTGCCGGTCCTCGTGCCGGGTGCCCTGGCCTACGTCGGCGACCCGCACTTCGCGCAGGGGGACGGCGAGGTCGCGCTCACCGCCATGGAGGCCTCCCTCCGTGCGACGGTGCGCTTCGACGTCACGCCGGCCGCCGAGGCAGCGCAGCAGTTCGGGGAGCTCGTCTGGCCGCTCGTCGAGACGCGGGACCACCTGGTGCCGACCGGACTCGACCCCGACCTCGACGAGGCCGTCCGGGCCTGCGTCCGGCACGCGATCGCGATCCTGGGCGCGCGGTACGGCATGGAACCGCACCTCGCGTACGCCTACCTCAGCGCGGCGACGGACTTCGACGTGTCGCAGGTGGTCGACCTGGTGACCGGGGCGCACGCCCGCATCCGCAAGGCCGACTTCGCGGACGTCCGGTGA
- a CDS encoding serine hydrolase domain-containing protein: MTTTFPRSTPSALGIDARGITAFLDALESTPDVEPHSIVLLRHGRVAAEGWWAPYAADRVHLLYSLSKSFTAAAVGIAVREGLVDLDATVLSCFPELDADVTDERSRRIRVRHLLAMASGHREETLQRAEATDPEDLVRGFLLTPPDEEPGTVFAYNQPCTYTLAAIVRRASGESLVDYLRPRLLDPLGIDDLSWKRDDTGAELGFSGAYAPTAAVAALGQLYLQRGVWDGQRILDEDWVDAATSTQVDNPHEENADWRQGYGFQFWMARHGFRGDGAYGQFCVVLPEQDVVLALTGQSLDMQAVLDAAWQHLLPAIAPQDGDEGAAGTAAGVDADPGLEARLASLGLPPVQGGRLADAVAGSYESDGVLEGLRLESDAEGWRLTVDVDGGLLSVPVGQGAWSVEGPLATSGATGPDGTVEVVVRFVETPHAARLRLDPTAGTATGEWTTQPLHDGPLTLRRPVD; the protein is encoded by the coding sequence GTGACGACGACGTTCCCGCGCAGCACCCCGTCCGCCCTCGGCATCGACGCACGCGGGATCACCGCGTTCCTCGACGCCCTCGAGTCGACACCGGACGTCGAGCCGCACAGCATCGTGCTGCTGCGACACGGCCGGGTGGCCGCCGAGGGATGGTGGGCCCCCTACGCCGCGGACCGCGTCCACCTGCTCTACTCGCTCAGCAAGAGCTTCACCGCCGCTGCCGTCGGCATCGCCGTCCGTGAGGGGCTCGTCGACCTCGACGCCACGGTGCTGTCGTGCTTCCCTGAGCTCGACGCGGACGTCACCGACGAGCGCAGTCGCCGGATCCGGGTCCGACACCTGCTCGCGATGGCGTCCGGGCACCGCGAGGAGACCCTGCAGCGGGCCGAGGCCACCGACCCGGAGGACCTGGTCCGCGGGTTCCTCCTCACCCCGCCGGACGAGGAACCCGGCACGGTCTTCGCGTACAACCAGCCGTGCACGTACACGCTCGCCGCGATCGTCCGCCGGGCGAGCGGCGAGTCCCTCGTCGACTACCTGCGCCCGCGCCTGCTCGACCCGCTCGGCATCGACGACCTCTCGTGGAAGCGCGACGACACGGGCGCCGAGCTCGGGTTCAGCGGTGCGTACGCGCCGACGGCCGCCGTCGCAGCGCTCGGCCAGCTGTACCTGCAGCGGGGCGTGTGGGACGGGCAGCGCATCCTCGACGAGGACTGGGTCGACGCCGCCACGAGCACGCAGGTCGACAACCCCCACGAGGAGAACGCGGACTGGCGGCAGGGCTACGGCTTCCAGTTCTGGATGGCCCGCCACGGCTTCCGCGGCGACGGCGCGTACGGCCAGTTCTGCGTCGTGCTGCCGGAGCAGGACGTCGTGCTCGCCCTGACCGGGCAGTCGCTCGACATGCAGGCGGTGCTCGACGCGGCCTGGCAGCACCTGCTGCCGGCGATCGCGCCGCAGGACGGCGACGAGGGCGCTGCGGGCACGGCCGCCGGTGTCGACGCGGACCCCGGTCTGGAGGCACGGCTCGCCTCCCTCGGGCTGCCCCCGGTGCAGGGCGGTCGCCTGGCCGACGCCGTGGCCGGGTCCTACGAGTCCGACGGCGTGCTCGAGGGGCTCCGGTTGGAGTCCGACGCCGAGGGCTGGCGACTCACGGTCGACGTCGACGGCGGGCTGCTGTCGGTCCCGGTCGGTCAGGGCGCGTGGTCGGTCGAGGGGCCGCTCGCCACGAGCGGTGCGACCGGACCCGACGGCACCGTCGAGGTCGTCGTCCGCTTCGTCGAGACCCCGCACGCCGCCCGGCTCCGGCTCGACCCGACCGCGGGGACGGCGACGGGGGAGTGGACCACGCAGCCGCTGCACGACGGGCCGCTCACGCTGCGCCGCCCGGTCGACTGA